The following is a genomic window from Pseudomonas sp. FP2335.
ATTGACCTGCGCCGGGTCGCCGCCTTGCTGGGCGATGGCATCGCGCAGGCCGGCGAGGTCGACCAGGGCGGTCTGGCCGAGGATGTCATGGCACACCACACGGGCCGGGAACCACGGGAAGTCGAGGTCACGCTTGCGTTCGATCAGTTGGCTCAGGGACGCATTGAGGGTGGCCGGGTCACAGCGACGCACGAGGTTTTCGGCGAGTACGCGGGAAGTGTAGGGCAAGGTGGCGTAGGCACCGGGGGTGATGGCCTCGACAGCCGCGCGGGCGTCGAAGAAATCCAGGCGGCTGCCGGGGAGCGGTTTGCGAAATTCAGTGTTCATCGTCAGGACTCGGTCACGGTAGTTGCAAAAGGAAGACCTGTGCCTATCCAGAATTGAAATGCGATCCCAGTGTGGGAGCGGGCTTGCTCGCGAAAGCGGTGTGTCATTCAACACACCTGCGACTGAGACACCGCTTTCGCGAGCAAGCCCGCTCCCACATTTGATCCGGTTTCCAATTCAGGGTCGCCGGTCTTCTTACTCAGCGACGTTCGATTGCCACGAACTTGCGCTGTTCTACGCCGATGTACTCGGCGCTTGGACGGATGATGCGGTTGTTGGCACGCTGCTCGAACACATGCGCAGCCCAGCCGGTCAGGCGCGAGCAGACAAAGATCGGCGTGAACAGCTTTGTCGGGATACCCATGAAGTGGTACGCCGAGGCATGGTAGAAGTCGGCGTTGGGGAACAGCTTCTTCTGCTCCCACATGGTCTTGTCGATGGCTTCGGACACCGGGAACAACACGGTGTCGCCCACTTCGTCAGCAAGCTTTTTCGCCCAGCCCTTGATCACTTCATTGCGCGGGTCGTTGTCTTTGTAGATCGCGTGGCCAAAGCCCATGATCTTGTCCTTGCGCGCCAGCATGCCGAGGGTGCCTTCGACCGCTTCTTCAGCGGACGAGAACCGTTCGATCATTTCCATCGCCGCTTCGTTGGCACCGCCATGCAGCGGGCCGCGCAGGGAGCCGATGGCGGCGGTGACGCAGGAATACAAGTCCGACAGGGTCGACGCACACACCCGGGCGGTGAAGGTCGAGGCGTTGAATTCGTGTTCGGCGTAGAGGATCAGCGACACGTTCATCACCTTGACGTGCAGCTCGCTCGGCTTCTTGCCGTGCAACAGGTGCAGGAAATGCCCGCCGATGCTTGGCTCGTCGGTCACGCAGTCGATGCGCTGGCCGTCGTGGCTGAAGCGATACCAGTAGCACATGATCGCCGGGAAGGCGGCGAGCAGGCGGTCGGTGACGTCGCGTTGCACGCTGAAGTCGGTTTCCGGCTCGATGTTGCCCAGGAACGAGCAACCCGTGCGCATCACGTCCATCGGGTGGGCGTCGGCGGGGATGCGTTCCAGCACTTCCTTCAGGGCTTGGGGCAGGTCGCGCAGCTTGCTCAGCTTGGCGCTGTAGGCGGCCAGTTCGGCCTTGCTCGGCAGTTCACCGTACAGCAGCAGGTAGGCGACTTCTTCAAACTGCGCATCGGCGGCCAGTTCGCGCACGTCGTAGCCGCGATAGGTCAGGCCGGCACCGGCCTGGCCCACGGTGGACAGTGCGGTCTGCCCGGCCACCTGGCCACGCAGGCCGGCGCCGCTCAGTACTTTTGCTTCAGCCATGTCTGTTCTCCAATCTTGTACTTATAGGGAGTCGCGAGTGGAGCTGGGTTCGTGTGGGAGCGGGCTTGCTCGCGAAGACGGTGTGTCAGTCACAGCAATTACAGCTGATACACCGCTTTCGCGAGCAAGCCCGCTCCCACACAAGCCTGCTCCCACACAATCACTTTTTCGCAGCAAACAACGCGTCGAGCTTCTGCTCGAAGGTGTGGTAGTCGATGCGGTCGTACAGTTCCATGCGGGTTTGCATGGTGTCGATCACGTTCTGTTGGGTGCCGTCGCGACGGATCGCGGTGTAGACGTTTTCGGCGGCCTTGTTCATGGCGCGGAAGGCCGAGAGCGGGTACAGCACGATGGAAACATCGGCAGATTTCAACTGTTCGGTGGTGTACAGCGGCGTGGCGCCGAATTCGGTGATGTTGGCCAGGATCGGCGCTTTCACCCGGGCGGCGAACAGCTTGTACATCTCCAGTTCAGTGATGGCTTCAGGGAAGACCATGTCGGCGCCGGCCTCGATGCAGGCGGCGGCACGCTCAAGGGCGGACTCCAGGCCTTCCACCGCGAGGGCGTCGGTGCGCGCCATGATCACGAAGCTGTCATCGGTGCGCGCATCCACGGCGGCCTTGATGCGGTCGACCATTTCCTGCTGGGACACGATTTCCTTGTTCGGGCGGTGGCCGCAGCGCTTGGCACCGACCTGGTCTTCGATGTGGATGGCGGCAGCGCCGAACTTGATCATCGACTTGACCGTACGCGCCACGTTGAACGCCGAGGAGCCGAAACCGGTGTCCACGTCCACCAGCAGCGGCAGATCACACACGTCGGTGATGCGGCGCACGTCGGTGAGCACGTCATCCAGGCCGGTGATGCCCAGGTCCGGCACCCCCAGGGAACCCGCCGCAACCCCGCCACCCGACAGGTAAATGGCCTTGAACCCGGCGCGCTTGGCCAGCAGCGCGTGGTTGGCATTGATCGCGCCAACCACTTGCAGCGGGTGCTCACTGGCGACGGCGTCACGGAAACGCTGGCCTGGGGTGCTCTTGTTATTGGAACTCATCATTCACCTCGTGATTGGGCTGCGCCGTCGGGGAAGTGACGGGCAATGTTGCGTTTGGATGCGCCGATGTGGCGGCGCATCAACAGTTCGGCCAGTTCACCGTCGCGATCGGCAATCGCATCCAGAATGCGGTGGTGTTCGGCAAAGGCCTGGCGTGGACGATTGGGTGTGGCGGAGAACTGGATGCGGTACATGCGCACCAACTGGTACAGCTCGCCGCAGAGCATTTGCGTGAGGGTGCGGTTGCCGGCGCCCTGGATGATCCGGTAGTGGAAGTCGAAATCGCCTTCCTGCTGGTAGTAGCCGACGCCAGCCTGGAACGCGGCGTCGCGTTCGTGGGTATGCAGCACTTGGCGCAGTTCTTCGATTTCGGCGTCGGTCATGCGCTCGGCCGCCAGGCGGCAGGCCATGCCTTCGAGGGATTCGCGGATTTCATAGAGTTCGATCAACTCGGCGTGGCTCAACGACACCACCCGCGCGCCAACATGCGGTATGCGCACCAGCAGGCGCTGGCCTTCCAGGCGGTGGATCGCCTCGCGCAGCGGGCCACGGCTGATGCCGTAGGTGCGCGCCAGCTCCGGCTCGGAGATCTTGCTGCCGGGGGCGATCTCGCCCTTGACGATGGCGGCCTGGATACGGCGGAAGACGTTCTCAGACATGGTCTGGGATTCGTCCGTTGTCGCCACCGAGGCTTCCGCTTGATCCAGCATATTGTCGACACCTTTAAAATCAATGTGGCAAAAACTAGCCAATCAAGCCTGGATAGTCAAAGAATAAATCCACATTGTCGACAATCGTCTAATAACCCCCTTCACACTTGATAAGGGCATGGCCGCCTGCCAGCGCTGGCGCCAAAAAAGCATCATGTTAGAATGCCCGCCGCTTTTGCCTGACATCACCTGATGAAAAGGCGCACGAGGGAGTTTGCGCAGCAATGCCAGTCGCCTTGAATTGAACATCGCACTGTACAGCCTCGGGATTTATGAGACTCAAGCCCTTCCTTCTATTGATCAGCCTGTTGACCCTACCAAGCCTTGGCATTGCCGCCGAGAAGACTGTGTATGGCCTGAACGAATACGCCAAGCTGGCGGGTATCGACCTCGAAGTCGCCGCCAAACTCGACACCGGTGCCAAGACCGCCTCCCTCAGTGCCCGCGACATCAAGCGCTTCAAGCGCAATGGTGAATCCTGGGTACGCTTCTACCTGGCCATCGACACCGCCCATTCCCACCCCATCGAACTGCCCCTGGCCCGCGTCAGCAAGATCAAGCGCCGCGCCGGTGACTACGACCCCGATGAGGACAAGAAATACACCGCCCGTCCGGTGATTGCCCTCGACGTCTGCATGGGCAACGCTTTACGCAGCATCGAAGTGAACTTGACTGACCGTAGCGCATTCCAATACCCGCTGCTGATCGGCTCCGAAGCCTTGAAACGCTTTGATGCGCTGGTCGACCCCAGTCTTAAATACGCAGCAGGCAAACCCGCCTGCGCCGCCGACGCTTATACCGCCGAGTAAACCGAATGCGCTCTCTGACCCTGCACCTGAAAATCCTGATCACCATCCTGGTGGTGTTGGGTATTTCGGTCACCGCCTACCAGATTTTCGTGCTGGGGATCCCCGTTACCGAGGACGCCACCGACGACTTGTGGAATATCGACGCCAAGGTCGAGTTCGTCGCCAACCCGAAGGACCCGGTGAAGATCCAAATGTTCGTGCCGCCGCTGAGCCGCGACTTCGTCAGCCTCAACGAGAGCTTCATCTCGAACAACTACGGGGTCAGCGTCAACCGCATCGACGGCAACCGCAAGGTGACCTGGTCGGCGCGCCGCGCCAAAGGCAACCAGACCCTGTATTACCGCCTGGTGCTGACCAAGCGTTACAGCGGTGAAAAGGTCAAGATCAAGGGCCCGACCTTCCGCGACAGCATCGCCGTGGAAGGCCCGGAAAAAATCGCCGCCGAAGCCCTGCTGGCGCCGATCCGCCAGCACTCGGCCGACGTCGAGACCTTCATCACCGAAGCCATCAAGCGCACCAACAACCTCAACGACGACAACGTGAAGCTGCTGCTGGCGGGCGACCCGTCGACGCCGCACAAGGCCAAGATCGTCGAGTTGCTGCTGTCCATCGCCCACGTGCCGGTGGAAAAAGTCCACACCATCCGCCTCGTCGCCGACCAACCACAAACCCCGGAGCTGTGGCTGCGCAGTTTCAACGGCAATGACTGGCTGTACTTCAACCCGGAAACCGGCGAACAAGGCCTGCCCGCCGACCGCCTGCTGTGGTGGACTGGCGATGAAAACCTGATCACGGTGGATGGCGGCAAGAAAGCCATGGTGACCTTCAGCCTGAACAACAGCGAGATGAACGCGATTCGCCTGGCCAAGCTGACGGACGAAAACACCGACGCCAACTTCCTCGAATACTCGTTGTACGGCCTGCCGCTGCAAACCCAGCAGACCTTCATGATCATGGTGATGATCCCGATCGGCGTGCTGGTGATCCTGATCCTGCGCAACCTGATCGGCTTGCAGACGCTGGGTACCTTCACCCCGGTGCTGATCGCCCTGGCCTTCCGCGAGACGCAGCTGGGCTTCGGGATTGTGCTGTTTACGATTATCACGGCGCTGGGGCTTTCATTGCGCTCCTACCTGGAGCATTTGAAGTTGCAGATGCTGCCGAGGCTGTCGGTGGTGCTGACGTTTGTGGTGGTGCTGATCGCCGCCATCAGCCTGTTCAGCCACAAGCTGGGCCTGGAGCGCGGCTTGTCGGTGGCGCTGTTCCCTATGGTGATCCTGACCATGACCATCGAACGCCTGTCGATCACCTGGGAGGAACGCGGCGCCAACCATGCGCTGAAAGTGGCGATCGGCACGTTGTTCGCCGCGTCCCTGGCGCACCTGATCATGAGCGTGCCGGAGCTGGTGTACTTCGTGTTTACCTTCCCGGCGATCCTGTTGATCCTGGTGGGCTTCATGCTGGCCATGGGGCGTTATCGCGGCTACCGCCTGACCGAGCTGGTGCGTTTCAAGGCGTTCTTGAAGGCTGACCAGTAATGTTCGGTTTCTGGAAGACCTGGAAAGCCCTCGAAGCGCGGGGAATCATGGGCATCAATCGGCGTAATGCCGACTACGTGCTCAAGTACAACAAGCGCAGCCTGTACCCGATCGTGGATGACAAGATCATCACCAAGGAACGGGCAATTGCCGCTGGCATCCACGTGCCGCAAATGTACGGAGTGATCTCCACCGAGAAGGAAATCGACAAGCTCGACGAGATCATCGGTGGGCGCAGCGACTTCGTGATCAAGCCGGCCCAGGGCGCCGGCGGTGATGGCATCCTGGTGGTGGCGGACCGCTTCGAGGGCCGCTATCGCACGGTATCGGGCAAGATCATCAGCCATGAAGAAATCGAGCATCAGATCTCCAGCATCCTCACCGGCCTGTATTCCCTGGGCGGCCACCGTGACCGCGCGTTGATCGAGTACCGCGTGGTACCCGACCAGATCTTCAAGAGCATCAGCTACGAAGGCGTGCCGGACATCCGCATCATTGTGCTGATGGGTTACCCGGTGATGGCCATGTTGCGCCTGCCGACACGCCAGTCCGGCGGCAAGGCCAACCTGCACCAGGGCGCCATCGGCGTGGGCGTCGACCTGGCCACCGGCCTGACCCTGCGGGGCACCTGGCTGAACAACATCATCACCAAACACCCCGACACCACCAACGCGGTGGACGGCGTGCAACTGCCCAACTGGGACGGTTTCATGAAACTCGCGGCCGGTTGCTACGAGCTGTGCGGGCTGGGTTATATCGGTGTGGACATGGTGCTCGACCAGGAAAAAGGCCCGCTGATCCTGGAACTGAATGCGCGGCCGGGGCTGAATATCCAGATCGCCAACGACTGCGGGCTGACCCTGCGTACCCACGCGGTGGAAGCGCGCCTGGAAGAGCTGAAGGCCGCTGGCGTGACGGAAACCCCGGAAGAACGGGTAAAGTTCGTGCAGGAGATGTTTGGGCATATCCCGCCGGTTGAAGGCTGAACACCAATCTAATGTGGGAGCGGGCTTGCTCGCGAATGCGGTGGATCAGTTGAAACACCTGTGACTGACACACCACATTCGCGAGCAAGCCCGCTCCCACATTTGAACCGCGGTCTAGGACCCAGTTCTTCGGGGCGCTACAATCCCCTCCCCCCACGCACACGGCTGATCCATCCCGCGCATGCCTACCTGCTCCGTACACCCGCTGCCCTACCGGGCCAACCCCGCTGACTACTTCACGGCGATTCGCCATGCCCCCGGCGCGGTGCTGCTGGACAGCGGCCGCCCGGCGGCCGAACGTGGGCGTTATGACCTGCTCAGCGCCTGGCCACAGGCTACATTGACGGTTTCGCCTGACGAAAACGGCACTGATTTCCTGCAACGCTTGCGGGAAAACGTGGCGCATCTGGGCGAGGCGGATTTGCCTCCAGGTTATGAATTACCCTTTGCCGGTGGCCTGATCGGCTACCTGAGCTACGACTTCGGCCGGCACCTGGAACAGATGCCGCACCTGGCGACAGACGACCTGCACCTGCCGGACGCACGCTTCGGACTGTATGCCTGGGCGTTGATCAGCGATCACCAGGCGCGGACCAGCCAACTTGTATTCCACCCCACGCTGGCCGACAGCGAGCGCCAACGCCTGATTGCGCTGTTCAGCGCTGGCATGACCGACACGCCTGCCACCTTCAA
Proteins encoded in this region:
- the prpC gene encoding 2-methylcitrate synthase, whose protein sequence is MAEAKVLSGAGLRGQVAGQTALSTVGQAGAGLTYRGYDVRELAADAQFEEVAYLLLYGELPSKAELAAYSAKLSKLRDLPQALKEVLERIPADAHPMDVMRTGCSFLGNIEPETDFSVQRDVTDRLLAAFPAIMCYWYRFSHDGQRIDCVTDEPSIGGHFLHLLHGKKPSELHVKVMNVSLILYAEHEFNASTFTARVCASTLSDLYSCVTAAIGSLRGPLHGGANEAAMEMIERFSSAEEAVEGTLGMLARKDKIMGFGHAIYKDNDPRNEVIKGWAKKLADEVGDTVLFPVSEAIDKTMWEQKKLFPNADFYHASAYHFMGIPTKLFTPIFVCSRLTGWAAHVFEQRANNRIIRPSAEYIGVEQRKFVAIERR
- the prpB gene encoding methylisocitrate lyase translates to MSSNNKSTPGQRFRDAVASEHPLQVVGAINANHALLAKRAGFKAIYLSGGGVAAGSLGVPDLGITGLDDVLTDVRRITDVCDLPLLVDVDTGFGSSAFNVARTVKSMIKFGAAAIHIEDQVGAKRCGHRPNKEIVSQQEMVDRIKAAVDARTDDSFVIMARTDALAVEGLESALERAAACIEAGADMVFPEAITELEMYKLFAARVKAPILANITEFGATPLYTTEQLKSADVSIVLYPLSAFRAMNKAAENVYTAIRRDGTQQNVIDTMQTRMELYDRIDYHTFEQKLDALFAAKK
- a CDS encoding GntR family transcriptional regulator; translated protein: MLDQAEASVATTDESQTMSENVFRRIQAAIVKGEIAPGSKISEPELARTYGISRGPLREAIHRLEGQRLLVRIPHVGARVVSLSHAELIELYEIRESLEGMACRLAAERMTDAEIEELRQVLHTHERDAAFQAGVGYYQQEGDFDFHYRIIQGAGNRTLTQMLCGELYQLVRMYRIQFSATPNRPRQAFAEHHRILDAIADRDGELAELLMRRHIGASKRNIARHFPDGAAQSRGE
- a CDS encoding ATP-dependent zinc protease; translated protein: MRLKPFLLLISLLTLPSLGIAAEKTVYGLNEYAKLAGIDLEVAAKLDTGAKTASLSARDIKRFKRNGESWVRFYLAIDTAHSHPIELPLARVSKIKRRAGDYDPDEDKKYTARPVIALDVCMGNALRSIEVNLTDRSAFQYPLLIGSEALKRFDALVDPSLKYAAGKPACAADAYTAE
- a CDS encoding inactive transglutaminase family protein, with amino-acid sequence MRSLTLHLKILITILVVLGISVTAYQIFVLGIPVTEDATDDLWNIDAKVEFVANPKDPVKIQMFVPPLSRDFVSLNESFISNNYGVSVNRIDGNRKVTWSARRAKGNQTLYYRLVLTKRYSGEKVKIKGPTFRDSIAVEGPEKIAAEALLAPIRQHSADVETFITEAIKRTNNLNDDNVKLLLAGDPSTPHKAKIVELLLSIAHVPVEKVHTIRLVADQPQTPELWLRSFNGNDWLYFNPETGEQGLPADRLLWWTGDENLITVDGGKKAMVTFSLNNSEMNAIRLAKLTDENTDANFLEYSLYGLPLQTQQTFMIMVMIPIGVLVILILRNLIGLQTLGTFTPVLIALAFRETQLGFGIVLFTIITALGLSLRSYLEHLKLQMLPRLSVVLTFVVVLIAAISLFSHKLGLERGLSVALFPMVILTMTIERLSITWEERGANHALKVAIGTLFAASLAHLIMSVPELVYFVFTFPAILLILVGFMLAMGRYRGYRLTELVRFKAFLKADQ
- a CDS encoding alpha-L-glutamate ligase-like protein — protein: MFGFWKTWKALEARGIMGINRRNADYVLKYNKRSLYPIVDDKIITKERAIAAGIHVPQMYGVISTEKEIDKLDEIIGGRSDFVIKPAQGAGGDGILVVADRFEGRYRTVSGKIISHEEIEHQISSILTGLYSLGGHRDRALIEYRVVPDQIFKSISYEGVPDIRIIVLMGYPVMAMLRLPTRQSGGKANLHQGAIGVGVDLATGLTLRGTWLNNIITKHPDTTNAVDGVQLPNWDGFMKLAAGCYELCGLGYIGVDMVLDQEKGPLILELNARPGLNIQIANDCGLTLRTHAVEARLEELKAAGVTETPEERVKFVQEMFGHIPPVEG